One stretch of Hemibagrus wyckioides isolate EC202008001 linkage group LG01, SWU_Hwy_1.0, whole genome shotgun sequence DNA includes these proteins:
- the mroh1 gene encoding maestro heat-like repeat-containing protein family member 1 isoform X1, giving the protein MGLIEESDVEQVTLALLDAANDKDVAVQEQVRKSILTLGNQQPDKVLSMCQDYLLKHSKLVAGHRVVVLQTIELVVKSKIEDISYPKIKTTITLASDEMTRSKEVVHDWQQTASNILVAVGNKYINEIMEDILGKFQPGVLPHYFVVQTLASLSDSNVYGMVPFLSAILGTMLPMLGLAKQDNMKWVFSSALSRFSESILEYLANLDKAPDPTVRKDTFSSEIYAAYDILFNSWLQSRDAKLRLTVAEAVGLMSHLLAHDKLEEQLPKLLPAILSLYKKNPEHYIISKSLCQILEASVNIGSRVLETQMDSLLVALHQQVCLPVNYNNLPTVKNHNEVLRCYTILANAFPDRLMVFVLQRLENNNERNRIGSLAVLRHLINSTTSIMENKKLLILASMRQPLADNSNKVKKSVVQVISAMAHHGYLELDGGDILVRFIIQHCALADTYHRGQRPLDPEEVTNEALRSMCDNTLHLFTTTVGRLTDVLWPMLLCYLTPSQYFNATTPLCKSLILLANKKRSAQEPNFNINFNAPGSNLPSPYILMIRLLVNAAFPFSYRGHGPPSLSLLNAISPSINPKVEELWESEIPKLLNYVEESTPEDFDKKSWENRLLRFLSKTLVAIDDGQWSCQLVVEATRYLPTYNHSLEEKSFLYKCIGVALQQSSNKELVKKQLQEILISTRHNDATERAGVAMAVGLCASSHLDGTLAKLDEFGKSDTFKKASGIFSLLKDKNDVDVEKMKSTLILCYGYVALNAPEDQLLIRLDNDILRNISKLFNTKVLGIKVETKDLTMKLSLIQSIGLIAKAINNCAHKQGYVFTRKQELVGVMMDFIKAEPVDAMRTPVRHLVMTTCANLNTLDPPLAENESFDMLKTCINGVFGLPALEMVEKAKDEEVLDPQEREVLYASTFSALHELLCSILARDLSPDGIQAMFKHIEGWLSSKQDHERERAVRTTAKMLQFYLDSLSVKTIVAFHNLGALLGRLAPRCTDPNAAVRRAAIDCIYSLLHIQLRYEGFSLDYKDDSLENLLTLREKLNDPDPSVLYKTCSELTKIISKRLPQQQLNTLIFMLFEGLVDSQSNCARASSVILNTLLKNRGAMLQDLVPEMLEVLHSQLQVISEEQVKVAVAQSILILATQHLQTVINTLISYPLPFDSWSSEMWIALGADSTVARQIMEMMMEKLNVIVPYVDKKESILKPGMTKVATNQPLAMTCALREMMLNGHTEEAVVSLFPQLFSALLVRMGSSVGVQLPKDINSNSIKAEGRSPSKSNFDVCGTAVEALRILLARAHLDVVVKVLDQDTVWDKMKDPQQHITGVTLLSRAMAKHAGPRIPAIVESLCPSLSNIYECQRITVTAFFSELLNHHVVTELMMIDVLMNNMMERISDPCCTVRMLAIRGLGNIAIGSPEKVNKYAKELLAAMSSGMEEKDDPGKLITLEAMSGMSKVLLYLDERNVHMLVVYIFMKVKPFLENENDEIRCASIMLLGNLSKFGSGEPVFKDQIHNVLVSLLLHLSDPSARVVKACKYAMRVCAPVLGSEQITSMFQNHLHEEKSLHYGEFINDLVKYLIQDFPGMLNFYHVTVIQFFKSNWAEVRASAAMFIGFLLRNLPEEHFSHMNMGIVTKALVMLLQDPDPLVRAKAAEAMGHFH; this is encoded by the exons CTGGTGGCAGGGCACAGAGTGGTGGTTCTACAGACTATAGAGCTGGTGGTAAAAAGCAAGATTGAGGACATCAGTTATCCTAAAATAAAGACCACCATTACACTGGCCTCAGATGAAATGACCAGGTCTAAG gaaGTCGTCCATGACTGGCAGCAGACGGCTAGTAACATTTTGGTTGCTGTAGGGAACAAGTACATCAATGAAATTATGGAGGACATCCTTGGCAAGTTCCAGCCAGGGGTTCTACCTCATTACTTCGTGGTCCAAACATTAGCCAGTCTCTCAGATTCCAATG TTTACGGTATGGTGCCGTTTCTCAGTGCTATCTTGGGTACCATGTTGCCTATGTTAGGACTCGCCAAGCAAGACAACATGAAGTGGGTCTTCTCCTCTG CTCTTTCACGCTTCAGCGAGAGCATTCTGGAGTACCTGGCCAACTTGGACAAAGCGCCGGACCCCACAGTACGCAAGGACACATTCTCCAGTGAAATATACGCTGCCTATGACATCCTCTTCAACAGTTGGCTTCAAAGCAGAGACGCCAAG TTACGTCTGACCGTAGCTGAGGCTGTGGGGTTGATGAGTCACTTGTTGGCCCATGACAAGTTGGAAGAGCAGCTCCCCAAACTCCTCCCTGCAATTCTTAGCTTGTACAAGAAAAATCCTGAGCACTACATCATCAGCAAG agtcTTTGTCAGATCCTGGAGGCCTCGGTGAACATAGGCAGCAGGGTGCTCGAGACTCAGATGGATAGCCTTCTAGTTGCTCTGCACCAACAG GTGTGTTTACCTGTGAACTATAATAATCTTCCAACTGTAAAAAACCACAATGAAGTTCTGCGATGCTACACCATCCTTG CCAATGCATTCCCAGACCGACTGATGGTGTTTGTCCTGCAGAGGCTGGAAAACAATAATGAGAGAAACAGAATAGGCTCCCTGGCTGTACTCAGACACCTCATCAACTCAACAA ctTCCATAATGGAAAACAAGAAGCTTCTTATTCTCGCCAGTATGAGACAGCCTCTAGCAGACAACAGCAATAAG GTAAAGAAGAGTGTTGTGCAGGTCATCAGTGCAATGGCTCATCATGGCTATCTGGAGCTGGACGGAGGAGACATTCTTGTGCGCTTTATCATTCAACACTGTGCGCTGGCAGACACTTACCAT CGGGGACAACGTCCCTTAGATCCAGAGGAGGTGACTAATGAGGCACTGAGAAGCATGTGtgataacacactccatctcttcACCACCACTGTGGGCCGCCTAACTGAT GTGCTGTGGCCGATGCTTCTGTGCTACCTGACCCCGAGTCAGTACTTCAATGCCACCACACCTCTCTGCAAGAGCCTTATCCTGCTGGCCAATAAGAAGCGATCAGCCCAAGAGCCCAATTTCAACATCAACTTCAATGCACCAG GTTCCAATCTTCCCTCTCCGTATATACTAATGATAAGACTTTTG GTGAATGCCGCTTTCCCATTCTCGTATCGAGGGCATGGGCCTCCCTCTCTGAGTCTTCTGAATGCCATCAGTCCCAGCATTAACCCTAAAGTCGAAGAACTATGGGAAAGTGAGATCCCAAAACTGCTTAATTATGTGGAAG AGTCCACACCAGAAGACTTTGACAAAAAGTCATGGGAAAACAGACTCCTTCGG TTCCTGTCTAAAACTTTGGTAGCCATAGATGATGGCCAGTGGAGCTGTCAGCTGGTAGTTGAAGCAACCCGATATCTGCCGACCTACAATCATTCTTTGGAGGAGAAG AGCTTCCTGTATAAGTGTATCGGTGTGGCTCTCCAGCAGTCCTCCAACAAGGAGCTGGTGAAAAAACAGCTCCAGGAGATTCTGATCAGCACCCGCCATAACGACGCCACAGAGAGAGCG GGAGTAGCGATGGCTGTGGGGCTGTGTGCCAGCAGTCATTTGGATGGCACTCTGGCCAAGCTTGACGAGTTTGGGAAATCTGATACCTTCAAGAAAGCCTCTGGGATATTCAGCTTGCTCAAA GATAAgaatgatgtggatgtagagAAGATGAAGAGCACTTTGATTTTGTGCTATGGCTACGTGGCCCTGAATGCTCCAGAGGACCAGCTTCTCATTCGCCTCGACAATGACATACTCCGCAACATCAGCAAGCTCTTTAACACTAAG GTTCTTGGAATTAAAGTAGAGACCAAG GACCTGACCATGAAGCTGAGTCTAATTCAGAGTATTGGCCTGATTGCAAAAGCCATTAATAACTGCGCTCACAAACAAGGATATGTCTTCACCCGGAAGCAGGAGCTCGTGGGagtaatgatg GATTTCATCAAGGCAGAGCCAGTTGATGCCATGCGTACTCCAGTGCGCCACCTTGTTATGACCACATGTGCCAACCtcaa TACTTTGGATCCACCACTGGCTGAAAATGAAAGTTTTGACATGCTGAAAACGTGTATAAATGGGGTCTTTGGGCTTCCTGCATTAGAAATGGTGGAAAAAGCCAAAGATGAAGAGGTTCTTGACCCACAGGAACGAGAG GTCTTATATGCATCCACCTTCAGTGCCCTTCATGAACTGCTATGCAGTATACTGGCTAGAGATTTAAGTCCAGACGGTATTCAGGCTATGTTCAAG CATATAGAGGGCTGGTTGAGCTCTAAACAGGACCATGAGCGTGAGAGGGCAGTGAGGACTACAGCTAAGATGCTGCAATTCTACCTGGACAGTCTCAGTGTTAAG ACCATAGTGGCGTTCCATAACCTTGGGGCTCTGTTGGGGCGTCTGGCCCCACGCTGTACAGACCCCAATGCTGCGGTGCGTAGGGCTGCCATAGACTGCATTTACTCACTCTTACACATTCAGCTGCGTTATGAAG GCTTTTCACTGGACTACAAAGATGACTCACTAGAAAATTTATTAACATTGCGAGAAAAACTAAATGACCCTGACCCATCAGTCCTCTATAAAACCTGCTCTGAACTCACTAAG ATCATCAGTAAACGTCTGCCTCAGCAGCAGCTAAACACACTGATCTTCATGCTGTTTGAAGGTTTGGTGGACTCCCAATCCAACTGCGCCAGAGCCTCGAGTGTCATTctgaacacactgctcaaaAACAGAGGAGCAATGCTGCAAGACCTG GTACCAGAGATGTTGGAGGTGCTGCACAGTCAGCTGCAGGTCATCTCTGAAGAGCAGGTGAAGGTTGCAGTCGCACAGTCTATCCTGATCCTCGCCACACAGCACTTGCAGACGGTCATCAACACACTCATTTCATATCCTCTTCCTTTTGACAG TTGGAGCAGTGAGATGTGGATCGCTCTGGGAGCAGACAGCACTGTAGCCCGGCAGAtcatggagatgatgatggagaaGCTAAATGTCATTGTACCCTATGTGGATAAGAAGGAGTCCATACTGAAACCAGGCATGACTAAGGTGGCCACCAATCAACCGTTAGCG ATGACATGTGCACTGCGTGAGATGATGCTGAATGGACACACGGAGGAAGCTGTGGTCAGTCTGTTCCCTCAGCTTTTCAGTGCACTGCTGGTGCGTATGGGCTCGAGTGTTGGGGTTCAGCTACCCAAAGACATTAACAGCAACAGTATCAAAGCAGAAGGCAGAAGCCCCAGCAAAAGCAATTTTGATGTCTGTGG GACTGCAGTTGAAGCCTTGCGCATCCTGCTGGCTCGAGCTCATCTGGATGTTGTAGTGAAAGTATTAGACCAGGACACGGTGTGGGACAAGATGAAGGACCCTCAGCAGCATATAACAGGGGTCACTCTTCTCTCCAG aGCAATGGCGAAGCATGCAGGGCCACGAATCCCGGCTATAGTGGAGAGCCTGTGTCCATCCCTAAGCAACATCTATGAGTGCCAGAGAATCACAGTCACAGCTTTCTTTTCTGAG CTGCTAAACCACCATGTGGTGACAGAGTTGATGATGATTGATGTACTGATGAACAACATGATGGAGAGGATTTCAGACCCATGTTGTACTGTCCGTATGCTGGCCATCAGAGGCCTGGGGAACATCGCCATCGGCTCACCAGAGAAG GTAAATAAATATGCTAAGGAGCTGTTGGCAGCCATGAGCTCAGGGATGGAGGAGAAGGACGACCCAGGGAAGCTCATCACTCTTGAGGCTATGTCTGGCATGTCTAAGGTGTTGCTCTACCTTGATGAGAGGAATGTCCACATGCTGGTAGTTTACATCTTCATGAAGGTTAAACCCTTCCTGGAGAAT GAGAACGATGAGATTCGCTGTGCTTCCATCATGCTTCTGGGGAACCTGTCGAAGTTCGGCTCTGGGGAACCTGTATTTAAAGACCAGATTCATAACGTGCTGGTCAGTCTGCTCCTGCACCTCAGTGACCCAAGTGCACGGGTTGTCAAG GCATGTAAATATGCCATGCGTGTGTGCGCTCCTGTCTTGGGTTCTGAACAGATCACCAGCATGTTTCAGAACCATCTCCATGAAGAGAAGAGTCTTCACTATGGCGAATTCATCAACGACCTTGTCAAATATCTA ATTCAAGACTTCCCCGGAATGCTGAATTTCTACCATGTCACAGTAATTCAGTTCTTCAAGAGCAACTGGGCAGAGGTTAGAGCAAGTGCTGCTATGTTCATAG GATTTTTACTGAGAAATTTGCCTGAGGAACATTTCTCTCATATGAACATGGGAATCGTGACTAAGG CTCTCGTCATGCTGCTACAGGATCCAGATCCTCTGGTTCGAGCAAAGGCGGCAGAAGCCATGGGGCACTTTCACTGA
- the mroh1 gene encoding maestro heat-like repeat-containing protein family member 1 isoform X2 — translation MGLIEESDVEQVTLALLDAANDKDVAVQEQVRKSILTLGNQQPDKVLSMCQDYLLKHSKLVAGHRVVVLQTIELVVKSKIEDISYPKIKTTITLASDEMTRSKEVVHDWQQTASNILVAVGNKYINEIMEDILGKFQPGVLPHYFVVQTLASLSDSNVYGMVPFLSAILGTMLPMLGLAKQDNMKWVFSSALSRFSESILEYLANLDKAPDPTVRKDTFSSEIYAAYDILFNSWLQSRDAKLRLTVAEAVGLMSHLLAHDKLEEQLPKLLPAILSLYKKNPEHYIISKSLCQILEASVNIGSRVLETQMDSLLVALHQQVCLPVNYNNLPTVKNHNEVLRCYTILANAFPDRLMVFVLQRLENNNERNRIGSLAVLRHLINSTTSIMENKKLLILASMRQPLADNSNKVKKSVVQVISAMAHHGYLELDGGDILVRFIIQHCALADTYHRGQRPLDPEEVTNEALRSMCDNTLHLFTTTVGRLTDVLWPMLLCYLTPSQYFNATTPLCKSLILLANKKRSAQEPNFNINFNAPGSNLPSPYILMIRLLVNAAFPFSYRGHGPPSLSLLNAISPSINPKVEELWESEIPKLLNYVEESTPEDFDKKSWENRLLRFLSKTLVAIDDGQWSCQLVVEATRYLPTYNHSLEEKSFLYKCIGVALQQSSNKELVKKQLQEILISTRHNDATERAGVAMAVGLCASSHLDGTLAKLDEFGKSDTFKKASGIFSLLKDKNDVDVEKMKSTLILCYGYVALNAPEDQLLIRLDNDILRNISKLFNTKDLTMKLSLIQSIGLIAKAINNCAHKQGYVFTRKQELVGVMMDFIKAEPVDAMRTPVRHLVMTTCANLNTLDPPLAENESFDMLKTCINGVFGLPALEMVEKAKDEEVLDPQEREVLYASTFSALHELLCSILARDLSPDGIQAMFKHIEGWLSSKQDHERERAVRTTAKMLQFYLDSLSVKTIVAFHNLGALLGRLAPRCTDPNAAVRRAAIDCIYSLLHIQLRYEGFSLDYKDDSLENLLTLREKLNDPDPSVLYKTCSELTKIISKRLPQQQLNTLIFMLFEGLVDSQSNCARASSVILNTLLKNRGAMLQDLVPEMLEVLHSQLQVISEEQVKVAVAQSILILATQHLQTVINTLISYPLPFDSWSSEMWIALGADSTVARQIMEMMMEKLNVIVPYVDKKESILKPGMTKVATNQPLAMTCALREMMLNGHTEEAVVSLFPQLFSALLVRMGSSVGVQLPKDINSNSIKAEGRSPSKSNFDVCGTAVEALRILLARAHLDVVVKVLDQDTVWDKMKDPQQHITGVTLLSRAMAKHAGPRIPAIVESLCPSLSNIYECQRITVTAFFSELLNHHVVTELMMIDVLMNNMMERISDPCCTVRMLAIRGLGNIAIGSPEKVNKYAKELLAAMSSGMEEKDDPGKLITLEAMSGMSKVLLYLDERNVHMLVVYIFMKVKPFLENENDEIRCASIMLLGNLSKFGSGEPVFKDQIHNVLVSLLLHLSDPSARVVKACKYAMRVCAPVLGSEQITSMFQNHLHEEKSLHYGEFINDLVKYLIQDFPGMLNFYHVTVIQFFKSNWAEVRASAAMFIGFLLRNLPEEHFSHMNMGIVTKALVMLLQDPDPLVRAKAAEAMGHFH, via the exons CTGGTGGCAGGGCACAGAGTGGTGGTTCTACAGACTATAGAGCTGGTGGTAAAAAGCAAGATTGAGGACATCAGTTATCCTAAAATAAAGACCACCATTACACTGGCCTCAGATGAAATGACCAGGTCTAAG gaaGTCGTCCATGACTGGCAGCAGACGGCTAGTAACATTTTGGTTGCTGTAGGGAACAAGTACATCAATGAAATTATGGAGGACATCCTTGGCAAGTTCCAGCCAGGGGTTCTACCTCATTACTTCGTGGTCCAAACATTAGCCAGTCTCTCAGATTCCAATG TTTACGGTATGGTGCCGTTTCTCAGTGCTATCTTGGGTACCATGTTGCCTATGTTAGGACTCGCCAAGCAAGACAACATGAAGTGGGTCTTCTCCTCTG CTCTTTCACGCTTCAGCGAGAGCATTCTGGAGTACCTGGCCAACTTGGACAAAGCGCCGGACCCCACAGTACGCAAGGACACATTCTCCAGTGAAATATACGCTGCCTATGACATCCTCTTCAACAGTTGGCTTCAAAGCAGAGACGCCAAG TTACGTCTGACCGTAGCTGAGGCTGTGGGGTTGATGAGTCACTTGTTGGCCCATGACAAGTTGGAAGAGCAGCTCCCCAAACTCCTCCCTGCAATTCTTAGCTTGTACAAGAAAAATCCTGAGCACTACATCATCAGCAAG agtcTTTGTCAGATCCTGGAGGCCTCGGTGAACATAGGCAGCAGGGTGCTCGAGACTCAGATGGATAGCCTTCTAGTTGCTCTGCACCAACAG GTGTGTTTACCTGTGAACTATAATAATCTTCCAACTGTAAAAAACCACAATGAAGTTCTGCGATGCTACACCATCCTTG CCAATGCATTCCCAGACCGACTGATGGTGTTTGTCCTGCAGAGGCTGGAAAACAATAATGAGAGAAACAGAATAGGCTCCCTGGCTGTACTCAGACACCTCATCAACTCAACAA ctTCCATAATGGAAAACAAGAAGCTTCTTATTCTCGCCAGTATGAGACAGCCTCTAGCAGACAACAGCAATAAG GTAAAGAAGAGTGTTGTGCAGGTCATCAGTGCAATGGCTCATCATGGCTATCTGGAGCTGGACGGAGGAGACATTCTTGTGCGCTTTATCATTCAACACTGTGCGCTGGCAGACACTTACCAT CGGGGACAACGTCCCTTAGATCCAGAGGAGGTGACTAATGAGGCACTGAGAAGCATGTGtgataacacactccatctcttcACCACCACTGTGGGCCGCCTAACTGAT GTGCTGTGGCCGATGCTTCTGTGCTACCTGACCCCGAGTCAGTACTTCAATGCCACCACACCTCTCTGCAAGAGCCTTATCCTGCTGGCCAATAAGAAGCGATCAGCCCAAGAGCCCAATTTCAACATCAACTTCAATGCACCAG GTTCCAATCTTCCCTCTCCGTATATACTAATGATAAGACTTTTG GTGAATGCCGCTTTCCCATTCTCGTATCGAGGGCATGGGCCTCCCTCTCTGAGTCTTCTGAATGCCATCAGTCCCAGCATTAACCCTAAAGTCGAAGAACTATGGGAAAGTGAGATCCCAAAACTGCTTAATTATGTGGAAG AGTCCACACCAGAAGACTTTGACAAAAAGTCATGGGAAAACAGACTCCTTCGG TTCCTGTCTAAAACTTTGGTAGCCATAGATGATGGCCAGTGGAGCTGTCAGCTGGTAGTTGAAGCAACCCGATATCTGCCGACCTACAATCATTCTTTGGAGGAGAAG AGCTTCCTGTATAAGTGTATCGGTGTGGCTCTCCAGCAGTCCTCCAACAAGGAGCTGGTGAAAAAACAGCTCCAGGAGATTCTGATCAGCACCCGCCATAACGACGCCACAGAGAGAGCG GGAGTAGCGATGGCTGTGGGGCTGTGTGCCAGCAGTCATTTGGATGGCACTCTGGCCAAGCTTGACGAGTTTGGGAAATCTGATACCTTCAAGAAAGCCTCTGGGATATTCAGCTTGCTCAAA GATAAgaatgatgtggatgtagagAAGATGAAGAGCACTTTGATTTTGTGCTATGGCTACGTGGCCCTGAATGCTCCAGAGGACCAGCTTCTCATTCGCCTCGACAATGACATACTCCGCAACATCAGCAAGCTCTTTAACACTAAG GACCTGACCATGAAGCTGAGTCTAATTCAGAGTATTGGCCTGATTGCAAAAGCCATTAATAACTGCGCTCACAAACAAGGATATGTCTTCACCCGGAAGCAGGAGCTCGTGGGagtaatgatg GATTTCATCAAGGCAGAGCCAGTTGATGCCATGCGTACTCCAGTGCGCCACCTTGTTATGACCACATGTGCCAACCtcaa TACTTTGGATCCACCACTGGCTGAAAATGAAAGTTTTGACATGCTGAAAACGTGTATAAATGGGGTCTTTGGGCTTCCTGCATTAGAAATGGTGGAAAAAGCCAAAGATGAAGAGGTTCTTGACCCACAGGAACGAGAG GTCTTATATGCATCCACCTTCAGTGCCCTTCATGAACTGCTATGCAGTATACTGGCTAGAGATTTAAGTCCAGACGGTATTCAGGCTATGTTCAAG CATATAGAGGGCTGGTTGAGCTCTAAACAGGACCATGAGCGTGAGAGGGCAGTGAGGACTACAGCTAAGATGCTGCAATTCTACCTGGACAGTCTCAGTGTTAAG ACCATAGTGGCGTTCCATAACCTTGGGGCTCTGTTGGGGCGTCTGGCCCCACGCTGTACAGACCCCAATGCTGCGGTGCGTAGGGCTGCCATAGACTGCATTTACTCACTCTTACACATTCAGCTGCGTTATGAAG GCTTTTCACTGGACTACAAAGATGACTCACTAGAAAATTTATTAACATTGCGAGAAAAACTAAATGACCCTGACCCATCAGTCCTCTATAAAACCTGCTCTGAACTCACTAAG ATCATCAGTAAACGTCTGCCTCAGCAGCAGCTAAACACACTGATCTTCATGCTGTTTGAAGGTTTGGTGGACTCCCAATCCAACTGCGCCAGAGCCTCGAGTGTCATTctgaacacactgctcaaaAACAGAGGAGCAATGCTGCAAGACCTG GTACCAGAGATGTTGGAGGTGCTGCACAGTCAGCTGCAGGTCATCTCTGAAGAGCAGGTGAAGGTTGCAGTCGCACAGTCTATCCTGATCCTCGCCACACAGCACTTGCAGACGGTCATCAACACACTCATTTCATATCCTCTTCCTTTTGACAG TTGGAGCAGTGAGATGTGGATCGCTCTGGGAGCAGACAGCACTGTAGCCCGGCAGAtcatggagatgatgatggagaaGCTAAATGTCATTGTACCCTATGTGGATAAGAAGGAGTCCATACTGAAACCAGGCATGACTAAGGTGGCCACCAATCAACCGTTAGCG ATGACATGTGCACTGCGTGAGATGATGCTGAATGGACACACGGAGGAAGCTGTGGTCAGTCTGTTCCCTCAGCTTTTCAGTGCACTGCTGGTGCGTATGGGCTCGAGTGTTGGGGTTCAGCTACCCAAAGACATTAACAGCAACAGTATCAAAGCAGAAGGCAGAAGCCCCAGCAAAAGCAATTTTGATGTCTGTGG GACTGCAGTTGAAGCCTTGCGCATCCTGCTGGCTCGAGCTCATCTGGATGTTGTAGTGAAAGTATTAGACCAGGACACGGTGTGGGACAAGATGAAGGACCCTCAGCAGCATATAACAGGGGTCACTCTTCTCTCCAG aGCAATGGCGAAGCATGCAGGGCCACGAATCCCGGCTATAGTGGAGAGCCTGTGTCCATCCCTAAGCAACATCTATGAGTGCCAGAGAATCACAGTCACAGCTTTCTTTTCTGAG CTGCTAAACCACCATGTGGTGACAGAGTTGATGATGATTGATGTACTGATGAACAACATGATGGAGAGGATTTCAGACCCATGTTGTACTGTCCGTATGCTGGCCATCAGAGGCCTGGGGAACATCGCCATCGGCTCACCAGAGAAG GTAAATAAATATGCTAAGGAGCTGTTGGCAGCCATGAGCTCAGGGATGGAGGAGAAGGACGACCCAGGGAAGCTCATCACTCTTGAGGCTATGTCTGGCATGTCTAAGGTGTTGCTCTACCTTGATGAGAGGAATGTCCACATGCTGGTAGTTTACATCTTCATGAAGGTTAAACCCTTCCTGGAGAAT GAGAACGATGAGATTCGCTGTGCTTCCATCATGCTTCTGGGGAACCTGTCGAAGTTCGGCTCTGGGGAACCTGTATTTAAAGACCAGATTCATAACGTGCTGGTCAGTCTGCTCCTGCACCTCAGTGACCCAAGTGCACGGGTTGTCAAG GCATGTAAATATGCCATGCGTGTGTGCGCTCCTGTCTTGGGTTCTGAACAGATCACCAGCATGTTTCAGAACCATCTCCATGAAGAGAAGAGTCTTCACTATGGCGAATTCATCAACGACCTTGTCAAATATCTA ATTCAAGACTTCCCCGGAATGCTGAATTTCTACCATGTCACAGTAATTCAGTTCTTCAAGAGCAACTGGGCAGAGGTTAGAGCAAGTGCTGCTATGTTCATAG GATTTTTACTGAGAAATTTGCCTGAGGAACATTTCTCTCATATGAACATGGGAATCGTGACTAAGG CTCTCGTCATGCTGCTACAGGATCCAGATCCTCTGGTTCGAGCAAAGGCGGCAGAAGCCATGGGGCACTTTCACTGA